Below is a window of Myxococcales bacterium DNA.
CGCTTGGACAAAAGGGCGGCAGTAGACTTGGGCGCGATCTCGGCTTTCGGTCAAAATCCCGAGATTACGAGGAAAATCGCCGGCCCCGGCTGGCGGCCCGGGGCACAAAAGGGGCCCTGGTCCCCAGACAGCGGGCCTCCGCGCTATACCGATCCCGCTTCGCCCATGAGTGCAGACCCCGACAATGGCAACGGCACCCAGCCCGGTGTCGTGACCGACGCCGTCCGTGAGTTGGAGAAACAGCTGCGCGCCCAGGGCGCCCGGCGCTGGCTGCGCCGGCTCGCCGTCGTGGTGGTGCTGGCGGGGGTGATTGGCGGCATCGGCGCGTACCGACGCGCCACCCGCCCGCCTCCGACTCCGCGTTTTGCCACGGAGGTCATCGAGAGTCGCGACGTCGTCGAGCAAGTTCAGTCCACCGGCAGCGTGAAACCTCTGACGGAGGTCCAGGTCGGCGCTCAGGTGTCCGGCCGCATCGTGAAGGTCCATGTCGACTTCAACACCACCGTGAAGAAGGGCGATCTGCTGGCGGAGATCGATCCCACGCTCTACGGCGCACAGGTGAGTCAGTCCGGCGCTCAGCTGAAGGCGGCAGAGGCGAGCGCCAAGCGCGCGCAGGCGCGCCTCTCGACGGCGGCGGCTGGGCTCAAGCGTCTGCAAGGTCTCAAGGCCGAGGGCATTGCCACGCCTGCGGACGTGGAGCAGGCACAGGGCGAGCACGACGTGGCCGAGGCGGATCTGGCGGCGTCGAAGGCGCAAATCTCCCAGATCCGCGCGCAGCTCTCGGGTGCTCGCACGACGCTGGCCTACGCGCGGATCTTCTCGCCCATCGACGGCATCGTGGTCAACCGCGCCATCGACCCGGGGCAGACCGTAGCAGCCAGCTTCTCGGCGCCGGTGCTGTTCGTGATCGCGCAGGACCTGGCAAAGATGCAGGTGCTCGCGGAGATCGACGAGGCCGACGTCGGCAAGATCCGAGAGAAGATGAAGGCCGAGGTCGTCGTCGACGCGTTCGTCGGTGAGAAGTTCG
It encodes the following:
- a CDS encoding efflux RND transporter periplasmic adaptor subunit encodes the protein MSADPDNGNGTQPGVVTDAVRELEKQLRAQGARRWLRRLAVVVVLAGVIGGIGAYRRATRPPPTPRFATEVIESRDVVEQVQSTGSVKPLTEVQVGAQVSGRIVKVHVDFNTTVKKGDLLAEIDPTLYGAQVSQSGAQLKAAEASAKRAQARLSTAAAGLKRLQGLKAEGIATPADVEQAQGEHDVAEADLAASKAQISQIRAQLSGARTTLAYARIFSPIDGIVVNRAIDPGQTVAASFSAPVLFVIAQDLAKMQVLAEIDEADVGKIREKMKAEVVVDAFVGEKFEGTVTQVRFSPNNVQGVVTYSAVIEVANPAFKLRPGMTATVTIKTREAKGSLAVRNAALRFRPLPEKDEDGKPKPVKPPPPLDPGKGRVYVISGGPLGSETTEDKVVGVGITDGVWTELADPAGLVAGQAIVVEQREDKQKKRFGMF